In Pirellulales bacterium, one genomic interval encodes:
- a CDS encoding UvrB/UvrC motif-containing protein, with protein MSKDLQPILEDWPFDPQKFTVRMIRGLDGQDKMQIRNDLGLLQLELHGRPDGLRPHGSESYLAYLQSRQKAHDSASPDGAPYMLETSDCELLLREGMQYYHRYLGFWHLRLFELCARDTRRNLDLLAFVREFARQDSDKLQFDQWRPYLVMMHTKAVAAPLVELRQFDAAIQVAASGIERIEEFLRQYQQQHKAGQFFELQHLIRLQTEWRHKRDQKLPPPLASGELPPPGESAPPGGTDPANVSQTPTPTGDFTPGQPRPAGRRPAPGREGPSASPIKLDADAVLEGLQEQLRQAIAAERFEEAARLRDRIAEMRGGADSA; from the coding sequence GTGAGCAAAGATCTGCAGCCGATACTCGAAGATTGGCCATTTGATCCGCAAAAATTCACGGTCCGCATGATTCGCGGCCTGGATGGCCAGGACAAAATGCAAATCCGCAACGACCTGGGGCTGTTGCAATTGGAATTACACGGCCGCCCGGATGGACTGCGACCCCACGGTAGTGAATCCTACCTGGCTTATCTGCAGTCCCGCCAAAAAGCCCATGACAGCGCTAGTCCGGACGGCGCGCCATACATGTTAGAGACTTCGGACTGCGAGCTGCTGCTACGCGAAGGAATGCAATATTACCACCGTTACCTGGGCTTTTGGCATTTGCGGCTATTTGAGTTATGTGCTCGGGATACGCGGCGGAATTTGGATTTGCTGGCATTTGTGCGGGAATTTGCCCGGCAGGACAGCGACAAACTGCAATTTGACCAGTGGCGTCCCTATCTGGTCATGATGCATACCAAGGCGGTCGCCGCCCCCTTGGTCGAGTTGCGGCAGTTTGACGCCGCGATCCAAGTGGCGGCCAGCGGCATCGAACGCATCGAGGAATTTTTGCGGCAATACCAACAGCAACACAAAGCGGGGCAGTTTTTTGAGTTGCAGCATTTGATCCGCTTGCAAACCGAATGGCGGCACAAACGGGACCAAAAACTGCCTCCTCCGCTGGCCTCCGGCGAGTTGCCCCCGCCAGGAGAATCCGCGCCCCCGGGTGGAACCGACCCGGCGAATGTGTCCCAAACTCCTACGCCCACTGGCGATTTTACACCGGGACAGCCACGTCCCGCGGGGCGTCGCCCGGCGCCAGGCCGGGAAGGTCCCTCCGCCAGCCCCATCAAACTCGACGCGGACGCGGTGCTGGAAGGTTTGCAAGAGCAACTGCGACAGGCCATCGCGGCTGAACGATTTGAAGAAGCGGCCCGCTTGCGCGATCGGATCGCCGAGATGCGCGGCGGCGCGGATTCCGCCTGA
- a CDS encoding DUF4912 domain-containing protein: MTAATLKTQTLKDLTRLAQRAGVSGWNQMRKDELVKAILRSTAKEKPANGTHTKKPAISKRTNSHPSTAGGRVPSTGRINRGLVSGSTVNGASVGRAASVKSSRSVAATTKVVQKLQNEQKKQKILTKIEQAKTKQWDYKNLASSPSTSPSEPKSSPATKNSTVGKNGHHKNGFAKNDHSTTKAPPAKSTTDKAVVAALPPTTPSVAKLAIHDQRLPATPAKDRLIVMVRGPFWLHASWELTPAGVQRAQAALAQDWHTVRPILRVITLSTSNSSTSSERVSRDIPIHGGVKNWYIDVNDPPQTYRLEIGYLTSKGKFFCLARSNTVSTPPAQQGDSLDTHWGDISENCEKIYALSGGYSENGAGDLREVFEERLRRPMNSRTPHTETLVPRDREFRLQVEAEIVVHGTAAPGATITMQGEPITVHSDGSFNVRMDFPNRRQVIPIVANSKDSVQQRTVVLAVERNTKTMEPLQRENVQE; the protein is encoded by the coding sequence ATGACCGCGGCGACCCTCAAAACCCAAACCCTCAAAGACCTAACCCGTCTGGCGCAGCGTGCTGGCGTTTCTGGTTGGAATCAGATGCGTAAGGATGAGCTTGTAAAGGCTATTTTGCGGTCAACCGCCAAAGAAAAGCCTGCAAATGGCACGCACACCAAGAAACCCGCCATTTCCAAAAGGACAAACAGCCACCCTAGTACGGCAGGTGGGCGTGTCCCCTCGACGGGACGTATCAATCGGGGATTAGTCAGTGGGTCAACTGTCAATGGAGCGTCCGTCGGTCGAGCCGCTTCTGTTAAATCGAGCCGGTCGGTGGCGGCTACCACCAAAGTCGTGCAAAAGCTGCAAAACGAGCAAAAAAAACAGAAGATTTTAACTAAAATTGAGCAGGCAAAAACGAAGCAGTGGGATTACAAGAACTTGGCTTCCTCTCCTTCTACCTCCCCATCCGAGCCAAAAAGTTCCCCGGCAACTAAAAATTCCACAGTGGGAAAAAACGGTCATCACAAGAACGGATTTGCCAAGAACGACCACTCGACCACCAAGGCCCCCCCTGCGAAATCCACCACAGATAAAGCGGTGGTTGCCGCTTTGCCCCCTACCACTCCCTCCGTGGCTAAATTAGCCATTCACGACCAACGTTTGCCAGCGACCCCCGCCAAGGATCGCTTGATTGTCATGGTTCGCGGGCCCTTTTGGCTGCATGCCAGTTGGGAATTAACCCCCGCGGGAGTGCAACGCGCCCAGGCGGCCTTGGCCCAGGACTGGCATACGGTCCGGCCCATCTTGCGGGTCATCACCCTCAGCACGTCCAACTCTAGCACCTCTTCGGAACGTGTTTCCCGTGATATTCCGATTCATGGTGGCGTAAAAAACTGGTATATCGACGTCAACGATCCACCCCAGACTTATCGTTTGGAAATTGGTTATCTCACCTCCAAAGGAAAGTTTTTTTGCCTGGCCCGCAGCAATACGGTTTCAACTCCCCCGGCGCAACAGGGGGACAGCCTGGACACTCATTGGGGTGATATATCTGAAAATTGCGAGAAAATCTACGCTTTGAGCGGTGGTTACAGTGAAAATGGGGCGGGTGATTTGCGCGAAGTCTTTGAAGAACGGCTTCGCCGGCCCATGAATTCCCGTACCCCCCATACCGAGACCCTGGTGCCGCGCGATCGAGAATTTCGCCTGCAGGTAGAGGCGGAAATTGTCGTGCATGGGACCGCAGCCCCCGGCGCGACGATCACCATGCAGGGGGAACCGATCACCGTCCATTCCGACGGCTCATTTAACGTGCGGATGGATTTTCCCAACCGGCGGCAGGTCATCCCCATCGTGGCTAATAGCAAAGACAGCGTGCAACAACGGACTGTCGTTTTAGCCGTGGAACGCAATACCAAAACCATGGAACCCTTGCAGCGGGAAAACGTCCAAGAGTAG
- a CDS encoding F0F1 ATP synthase subunit A — MAADPLLHIKDSYYFEVPRFLWQYTNINQIPQWLRDSHADDHFTLADYQEHLNGKIIIPQFFGTPKNLYEPGTGFSVSKFMIIMLVVALIMIFLFTRLALHIRSEGAPRGRLWNLLETFVVFLRDQVIRPAIDGGHDDHGHGDHAADGHVHDDPRHAELVPATAGHGHGAVAAGHAVGGHAAHAHHARESDKFLPYLLTLFFFVLGCNLFGILPWLGSPTGMFTVTLVLAGCTMLAGLIGGIMKFGPLGYLTNLVPGMDLPIYMAVILKPFIFVIEVFGLLVKHGILAVRLLANMVAGHLVIGGIMGLIVAAAASSSAFSYWLTVVIVCFGSMAFFLLELFVAFLQAYIFTFLSSLFIGASIHKH, encoded by the coding sequence ATGGCCGCTGACCCACTCTTGCACATTAAGGACTCGTACTACTTCGAAGTCCCCCGCTTTTTGTGGCAATACACCAACATCAACCAAATTCCCCAGTGGCTGCGCGACTCCCACGCCGACGACCACTTTACCCTCGCCGATTATCAAGAACACCTGAACGGCAAGATCATCATCCCGCAGTTTTTTGGCACGCCCAAGAACCTGTATGAGCCGGGGACGGGCTTTAGCGTCTCCAAGTTCATGATCATCATGTTGGTCGTGGCCTTGATCATGATCTTTTTGTTTACCCGCTTGGCCCTGCATATTCGGTCAGAGGGGGCTCCGCGCGGGCGGTTGTGGAATCTGCTCGAAACGTTTGTGGTGTTTTTACGCGATCAAGTGATTCGCCCGGCGATTGACGGCGGACACGACGATCATGGGCATGGAGATCACGCGGCGGATGGTCATGTGCACGATGACCCACGGCACGCGGAGTTGGTGCCAGCAACGGCAGGGCACGGCCACGGAGCGGTTGCGGCCGGACATGCGGTCGGGGGTCATGCCGCGCACGCCCATCATGCCCGCGAATCCGATAAATTCCTGCCGTACCTGCTGACGCTGTTTTTCTTTGTATTGGGTTGTAACCTATTTGGCATTTTGCCGTGGTTAGGCTCACCCACCGGGATGTTTACGGTCACGCTTGTTTTGGCTGGTTGCACGATGTTAGCGGGTTTGATAGGTGGGATCATGAAATTTGGTCCGCTGGGTTATTTAACGAACTTGGTCCCTGGAATGGACTTGCCAATTTACATGGCAGTGATACTAAAGCCGTTTATATTTGTGATTGAGGTCTTTGGATTGTTGGTCAAGCATGGCATCTTGGCGGTGCGGCTATTGGCGAATATGGTGGCGGGGCACTTGGTGATTGGTGGGATAATGGGGCTAATAGTCGCCGCGGCGGCTTCCAGCAGCGCGTTTAGTTATTGGCTGACGGTGGTCATAGTGTGTTTCGGCAGCATGGCGTTTTTCCTGCTAGAGTTATTCGTGGCTTTTTTGCAGGCATACATATTTACGTTTTTGTCGTCGCTGTTTATCGGCGCGTCGATTCATAAACATTAA
- the atpE gene encoding ATP synthase F0 subunit C, translating to MNKIAQLLLVVALVTLFAVPAMAQGTAPVAPAPLIDFSKYFGAGLVTVGAAYGISKLASSAYEGMSRQPEVAGNIQTAMIIAAALIEGFTFFALFICFS from the coding sequence GTGAACAAGATTGCTCAACTGTTGTTGGTGGTGGCTTTGGTGACGCTGTTTGCCGTTCCGGCGATGGCCCAGGGAACGGCCCCCGTGGCCCCGGCACCGCTGATTGATTTTTCCAAATATTTTGGCGCGGGATTGGTGACGGTGGGAGCTGCCTATGGCATTAGCAAGCTGGCTTCTTCCGCTTATGAGGGGATGTCCCGCCAACCGGAAGTCGCGGGTAACATTCAGACCGCGATGATTATCGCCGCGGCGTTGATTGAAGGGTTTACGTTCTTTGCGTTGTTTATCTGCTTTAGCTAA
- the atpF gene encoding F0F1 ATP synthase subunit B, whose translation MTKRAWDCVLSHWTFASLAMVLWIVAFCPGFAGLAAGAEDPAASTPAASTPAAEATDNHSKTEKSDVAGHGGDAKHSTGHTAGGHDDHAHPGHKGMGQAQAVDWRSDLAIYSFVVFLLLMAVLTKFAWGPISQALDQREESIADNIASAQRAAAEAKSMLGEYEAKLANAADQVRAMLEEARRDAETTKGEIINEAKVAAQQEHDRALRDIRTATDGAMKQLAEKSADLATELAGKMLRAQMNKADHSRLVQESLAQFVAGSASNN comes from the coding sequence ATGACCAAGCGTGCCTGGGATTGTGTGTTGTCACACTGGACTTTTGCTAGTTTGGCAATGGTTCTCTGGATTGTTGCCTTTTGCCCTGGTTTTGCCGGATTGGCAGCAGGCGCAGAAGATCCGGCCGCCTCAACTCCGGCCGCCTCAACTCCGGCTGCCGAGGCCACGGATAACCATTCAAAAACGGAAAAGTCCGATGTCGCGGGCCATGGCGGCGATGCGAAACATTCCACGGGCCATACCGCCGGCGGTCATGATGACCACGCCCATCCCGGTCACAAAGGGATGGGCCAGGCGCAGGCGGTCGATTGGCGGAGCGATCTGGCGATTTACTCGTTTGTGGTGTTCCTCTTGCTGATGGCCGTTTTGACCAAGTTTGCCTGGGGACCCATTAGCCAGGCCCTTGACCAGCGGGAGGAGAGCATTGCCGACAATATCGCCAGTGCCCAACGAGCCGCCGCCGAGGCCAAGTCGATGCTGGGCGAGTACGAGGCAAAGCTAGCTAACGCGGCCGATCAGGTCCGCGCCATGCTAGAAGAAGCCCGCCGCGACGCCGAAACGACCAAGGGAGAAATCATCAACGAAGCCAAAGTTGCCGCTCAACAAGAGCACGATCGGGCTTTGCGCGACATTCGCACCGCGACTGACGGCGCGATGAAGCAATTGGCCGAAAAGAGTGCGGATTTGGCCACGGAACTGGCGGGCAAAATGCTGCGGGCCCAAATGAACAAGGCCGACCATTCCCGCCTGGTGCAGGAAAGTCTCGCCCAGTTTGTCGCGGGCTCCGCCAGTAATAACTAA
- the atpH gene encoding ATP synthase F1 subunit delta: protein MSSEATNSAPAESMHADNPDGVAATYAKALLGACLAKNEAAAVVAELDSFVADVWRQLPRLSAILSSGLVAPDEKAALLQKSLGNKASQTFMNFLLVLARHDRLASLPAIQRAVRAQQDQAAGLVRVRVTTADPLEAAQLTQLQQTLTGLLGGKPVLDNHIDPNIIGGLVLRVGDKVFDGSLAMQLDRVRQQMIQRSVHEIQSRRDRFSTAEGN, encoded by the coding sequence ATGAGCAGCGAAGCTACCAATTCCGCGCCCGCCGAAAGTATGCACGCCGATAATCCCGATGGCGTGGCCGCTACCTATGCCAAGGCGCTCTTGGGCGCTTGTTTGGCAAAGAACGAGGCAGCGGCGGTGGTGGCGGAGTTGGATTCCTTTGTGGCGGATGTCTGGCGGCAGCTTCCCCGGCTGTCGGCGATTTTATCGTCCGGCTTGGTTGCTCCCGATGAAAAAGCGGCCCTGTTGCAAAAGTCGTTGGGGAACAAGGCTTCGCAGACTTTTATGAATTTTTTATTGGTTTTGGCGCGGCATGATCGGCTGGCCAGCCTCCCCGCGATCCAGCGGGCGGTACGGGCCCAGCAGGACCAGGCGGCGGGGCTGGTCCGCGTCCGCGTGACCACGGCCGATCCCCTCGAGGCGGCCCAACTGACTCAATTACAGCAGACCCTGACCGGTCTGCTGGGTGGTAAACCCGTTTTAGATAATCACATCGATCCGAATATCATCGGCGGACTGGTTTTGCGCGTCGGAGACAAAGTCTTTGACGGTTCGCTGGCCATGCAGCTCGATCGTGTTCGCCAACAGATGATCCAGAGGAGCGTCCATGAAATTCAAAGCCGACGAGATCGCTTCAGTACTGCAGAAGGAAATTGA